In the genome of Candidatus Paceibacterota bacterium, the window AACAGCCGACTCTATCAAATGTAAGGTGATTGTTGGTGGAGAGACCAAGGGGCGACGTGGAGTGAACGTGCCCGGGGCGTATCTCAAGATCAGCTCACTTACCGCAAAAGATAAGAAGGACCTCGCATTTGGTATTAAACAAGGGGTCGACTTTGTCGCGCTTTCATTTGTGCGTCAACCGAAGGATGTTCTCGATCTTCGCAAGATCCTTGATAAGGAGAAATCAGACGCGGCGATCATCGCAAAGATCGAGACTCAAGAGGCGGTAGATAATATTGATGAGATTATTGCACTTGCGGACGGGATTATGGTTGCGCGTGGTGATCTTGCAATCGAGGTGCCGGCAGAAGATGTGCCGGTCATTCAGAAGATGATCGTGAAGAAATGCAACGAGCTCGGCAAGCCGGTTATTGTGGCAACACAGATGCTTGAGTCGATGATCCACTCACCGGTACCGACTCGCGCCGAGGTATCAGACGTCGCAAACTCGATCTTCGACGGGACGGACGCGATCATGCTCTCAGAAGAGACCACGCTCGGCGAGTACCCGCTTGAGGCAGTCTTGGTCATGAGCAGGATCGCACGGCGAGTTGAAGCACTCGCTAAGTGGCACCGCGAGATCATGGTTCGCGAAGATGGTACCCAGAGTACGGTGGACACGATCTCAAGCTCAGCGGTTGATGTAGCTGACCGTGTGAAGGCGAAAGCCATCGTGGCGCTCACCGAATCAGGCTCGACCGCGCGTATGGTCTCGCGTTTCAAACCAACTCAGCCGATTATTGTCATGAGTCCGAACGAGCGCGCGCGTACGAAGCTCTCACTCTCGTATGGGTGTTACCACGCACCGATTAAAGGTTTTACGTCGATCCGCGAGGTGACTAAGACAGTGAGCGTTTGGATGGCGAATAACAAACTTGCTAAAAAAGACGATAAGATCGTCATTGTTGCCGGTATTCCGTTTGGCAAGACAGGCGGTACGAACATGGTCTTTGTGCACAAGCTCTCGTAAAGAGATGTTCAAGGACCCCAGAGGAGGTCGCATCCTCGGAAAAACGGAGCTCATGGGTCGTTACTCACGAGAGTAGAAAATTAAAAAACGG includes:
- the pyk gene encoding pyruvate kinase, translated to MSFIKEEKTKIVATIGPATESEEMLTKLTKAGLDVMRLNFSHGDHQEHLGRIVAARKVSKKLGKTVAILQDLAGPKIRIGEFYQERVMLKKGSVFTLTTKNVVGDETKVFVNYRTLPKEVKKGGTILLDDGKKKLEVVGTTADSIKCKVIVGGETKGRRGVNVPGAYLKISSLTAKDKKDLAFGIKQGVDFVALSFVRQPKDVLDLRKILDKEKSDAAIIAKIETQEAVDNIDEIIALADGIMVARGDLAIEVPAEDVPVIQKMIVKKCNELGKPVIVATQMLESMIHSPVPTRAEVSDVANSIFDGTDAIMLSEETTLGEYPLEAVLVMSRIARRVEALAKWHREIMVREDGTQSTVDTISSSAVDVADRVKAKAIVALTESGSTARMVSRFKPTQPIIVMSPNERARTKLSLSYGCYHAPIKGFTSIREVTKTVSVWMANNKLAKKDDKIVIVAGIPFGKTGGTNMVFVHKLS